Below is a genomic region from uncultured Sunxiuqinia sp..
AAAAAGTCTCCAGACACATTAAATCTTCTTTCGATGCCCCTCCGTTAATCGCACCGAGCAACAGCGCGACCTTTAAAGCTTCCCCTGTCTTCTGTGTAAATATATGTAGTAAATTATCGACTGCATACGATTTCAATTGACCGCCAAGATTTAAGTCGGCCCCCTGCCCTTTTGATAAATTTACATGCGATGAAGAAACGACTTGCAGTGATTTGGCCAACACGCCAGAACTTACCTGTAAGCTGGATAACAATTGGTAACCTTTGCCGATTAAAAAGTCACCCACATTAATGGCTACCGGAATTCCATGAGAACGGTGCAGTGTTTCCTGATCATACCTAAAATCGTCATCATCCTCAATGTCATCATGAATGAGAGAGGCTTTATGAAAGCATTCAATAATTAATGCCAATGCAGCCTGAAGCTCATCGTTCGGTTCACTTGCATAGGAGCGATAGGCCAGGACAGTCAGCAACGGTCGAATACGTTGTCCTCCCATAATCAACATACGTTTCGCCAGCTTCTCCGTTTCATCATTCGGATTGAAGTAATGTTGAAGCGTAAATTCAGTAAAATAATCTTGCACCTGGTCTTTCAATAGAGAAACTGATAGTGGTTGCTTTTCATCATCGGGTTTCAAAAGATGCATCTCTTCAAACAACCAACCATAATCCACATTGGTATTTTCGCAGCCGTTATGCAAAAGTGGCAATCCCATAACCGGAACTGCTGCTCGTGAAACAGGCTCAAATGAACGCTGCAAAACCGGCATACAACTCACACCAATCACGGCATCAATAGCTCCTTCCTCAACCAACCCCACGGCAACCGTAGTTCCTTCTGCCACCAAGGTTGTGTATCCCAAGGCTTCCGCTTTACTCAATACGCTGTCAATCTGACAACCTTTGCATCCGGCACAAATTAAGCCAAGTGAATCCATGTCGCCCTCGCAGGATTTCGAATTTTTCAGACATTGAGGCAACAACAACAAGCGACGCTCAAATGGGGTGGCTGCAATAACGTCTCGCCACAATTCATTTCCACATAGCACAATGGTAAAGTCCAAAAATTCCTGATCAGCAGACAAATTTGCAAGTACCTCCAAAGCCATTTCTTCCAACAGCGAAAAATCAGCAGGCGGAAGCATTCCTTTCTGCATAACCAAGCGCTTGGCCTCCTTTCGAAGAAGGCTCCGAAGCTTAATATCTTGTGGAACTTTTAATATGCGTTGTGTTTTTATCATCGTTGTTTATCCGTACGCACCCAAACCGAAAAAAGCCCGGTTCTTTGCAAATTTATAAATCCATTTTTTCTCGGGAATTGGCTTTCCTGCCCCGTGACTGGCAACCGGAGTCATCCACCTCAATCGTTCAAGTTCATTATCTCTACCTGAAGTGTCATTGGCCTCATGTTTTTCAACAAAATTGGCCAACCACTGCGGGTCTTCCATAATAATACAGCCTGAAGTTTTCCTGGGTATTTCAACTTTCAAGTCTCTTAAAAATTCCGAAGACTGGTAAATTTCAGCCAACGGTTTATCGCCAACTTGGTCCTTGGCAAATTGAATCACGGGACAAGGTTCAATATCTCCCGATGCGTTGATATGGTGACTCAACCCGGAAGCAGCTGGACATAGCCCATTCCCTTCACCATCCCAGTAAGCATCGATAATAGCGATGTTGTATTTTGTTCGCGCTTCAACCATGTGCAAGCGTAACTGTTGTATTTGTTGTTTGCTCAAACTTAATTCGATGGTCGCATTCTCCCCAACCGGGCGATAAACATAGTACCACAAATAGAGCACTCCTTTGTCAATCAGCGACTGGATAAATTTTTCAGACAAAGCCAATTTCAAATTTGATTTACACACACTCATCGCCACACCAGTAACTAAACCGGCATTCGTAGCGTGTTGAATGGCTTCTTGCGTACGATGAAAAACATCGTTTCCGCCACGACGCACATCTGCGACTTGTTCATCTCCTTCAAAACTAATCAGTGGTGTTACATTCGCACACTTCCGAAGCTTTTCAGCAACTTCCTCGGACAATAAAGTTCCGTTGGTAAACAACTGAAAATAGCAATCCTGATGTTTTTGAAAAATATCAAACAAGGGCTTATATAACAAAGGTTCTCCGCCCAGAATCCCGAAGAAATAAGATCCATGAGCTTTCGTTTCTGTAATAATTTGATCCAACTTTGCGACCGACATTCGGCTGTTTTTCTTTTTCCCCATCACCCAACACCCCTGGCAATTCAGGTTGCAATCATCGGTTACAGAAATAAAATGGAAAGCTGGGAAAAATTCGCCCTTTTTTAACCGTTTCTGATAACGATTAAAGCTTATAGTTCCCTTCACTCCCATATTGTAGAAGAACTTATATAAGCATTTCCTATCGGTTTTAAACAGTAATTGTTTCAGCATACTATTCTTTTTTTCCTTCACTCTTTCTAAACTGTTCTAATGCATTTCGTCTTTCTTCCTCAGCCATTTGAACAACCCCCTGCTTGAAAATATTCTTACGAACTTGATTTCGTTCATTTAATCGGACAAATAAGCTACTCTGCTTACTAGCTCCCGACTCGCTTTCTGTTTCAGGTTCTGCTCCAGCCAGAGTTGACTGTTCCTCCAATCGTGGAAACATGATAGCCAACGTTGGACAAGTTCGTCCGCATGCCGGACAATTATTCTTACAAGCCAACGGATTAATTACTTTTAAGGCCTTTTTGTTATAGCTGTATACACCAAATAAGCAAAACCGGGCACACTGCCCGCAAAGCGTACATCGGGACTCGTCAATAACCGGATACCACGCCGGTACATCCAAATCGGACACTTGGACCTGATAGCGGGCTTGTCCATCACTCAATTGAAACGTCCCGTGCAACTGCTCAAGAATTTCATCCACCGAAAGTTCTTTAAAGTTCAGCACGTCATAACTACCAAGCTCTACTCCTCCTTGTTTAAACATGTTCTTAACGGCTCTGGGGTAGCAAGCTACAACGATTTTGTGGGTGTAGTTTTTCCCAATAGTATGAAGTACATCCTTTTCATGAACTGAAAAGGCACACAGATCCTTCAATTCAAACACATCAACATCCAGCTTACTAAAACGATCTGCTAATTGGCCTGTTTTTGATGATGAAATGACATTTGCCCCACACCGGCAAAAAAGGATACATGTTTTTGCAATCATACTCTTTGTCAATTGAATGAACTAAGTAAATTAAAATCTTTGCAACCGGGAAATCCAAATACGAATTCTATGGCAGCATTAACAAGTTTTCACAAAAAGTATAATTATTATTCTTTGAATATATTTATTATGTCATTACATCCTTGCAATCTCAACCAAATATCAGTAGTATTATAGTATAAAAATTATCAATCACAATCTGTCTTATGGCGACTGCAAATACGATTCATTGGAAGGATAAATACTCCATTGGAAACAAGTCCATCGACTCAGATCACATGAAATTAT
It encodes:
- a CDS encoding radical SAM protein, with protein sequence MLKQLLFKTDRKCLYKFFYNMGVKGTISFNRYQKRLKKGEFFPAFHFISVTDDCNLNCQGCWVMGKKKNSRMSVAKLDQIITETKAHGSYFFGILGGEPLLYKPLFDIFQKHQDCYFQLFTNGTLLSEEVAEKLRKCANVTPLISFEGDEQVADVRRGGNDVFHRTQEAIQHATNAGLVTGVAMSVCKSNLKLALSEKFIQSLIDKGVLYLWYYVYRPVGENATIELSLSKQQIQQLRLHMVEARTKYNIAIIDAYWDGEGNGLCPAASGLSHHINASGDIEPCPVIQFAKDQVGDKPLAEIYQSSEFLRDLKVEIPRKTSGCIIMEDPQWLANFVEKHEANDTSGRDNELERLRWMTPVASHGAGKPIPEKKWIYKFAKNRAFFGLGAYG
- a CDS encoding 4Fe-4S binding protein codes for the protein MIAKTCILFCRCGANVISSSKTGQLADRFSKLDVDVFELKDLCAFSVHEKDVLHTIGKNYTHKIVVACYPRAVKNMFKQGGVELGSYDVLNFKELSVDEILEQLHGTFQLSDGQARYQVQVSDLDVPAWYPVIDESRCTLCGQCARFCLFGVYSYNKKALKVINPLACKNNCPACGRTCPTLAIMFPRLEEQSTLAGAEPETESESGASKQSSLFVRLNERNQVRKNIFKQGVVQMAEEERRNALEQFRKSEGKKE
- a CDS encoding polyprenyl synthetase family protein, translated to MIKTQRILKVPQDIKLRSLLRKEAKRLVMQKGMLPPADFSLLEEMALEVLANLSADQEFLDFTIVLCGNELWRDVIAATPFERRLLLLPQCLKNSKSCEGDMDSLGLICAGCKGCQIDSVLSKAEALGYTTLVAEGTTVAVGLVEEGAIDAVIGVSCMPVLQRSFEPVSRAAVPVMGLPLLHNGCENTNVDYGWLFEEMHLLKPDDEKQPLSVSLLKDQVQDYFTEFTLQHYFNPNDETEKLAKRMLIMGGQRIRPLLTVLAYRSYASEPNDELQAALALIIECFHKASLIHDDIEDDDDFRYDQETLHRSHGIPVAINVGDFLIGKGYQLLSSLQVSSGVLAKSLQVVSSSHVNLSKGQGADLNLGGQLKSYAVDNLLHIFTQKTGEALKVALLLGAINGGASKEDLMCLETFSDWFGIAYQIRDDLNEFRENHQPEHTLHFPFLLALLKEKLIADGEIKRFISIEQLDSAKLHQVLLEEEIDRRADAFLKLYVDKCYYELAQLRNLKLKLSLYGVMGKIF